ACTTATTGGTTAAAAATACGACTAACTTCATTACCTCTATCGAAGATCCAAATACTCCAGGGCAAGAAGTTCCAACCGGGTTCAATAGCAGGTATGCAGAATTTAATGCTTCGTTTGGCGTGAACCTCCCCGCTGGTTTCAACGGAAAGATTTTTGCAAAAGTAATTGTCACAACCACAGGATATTTGGGTGCCGGCGTGGTTGGAGATTTGCCAAATAATTGTGCTCCGCTTCCTGTTTCGCTCAAATCATTCAATGCCACACAAAGAAGTAACAAAGCATTCTTAACATGGGAAACTGACCTTGAAAATAACAACGACGGATTTGACGTTGAAAGACGTTCTGCCGGTAACAGTCAGTACCAAAAAATAGGGTTTGTTGATTCAAAAGCTCCAGGTGGAACAGGCAGTGCTTATTCATACAGCTTTGATGACAACCAGGCATTGGCAAAAGGTGTTACGTATTATCGTTTGCGCCAGGTTGATCTTGATGGCAAAGCCACATATAGTGAAGTAAAAGCAGTGCGTACCGGTAATGGCGGATTGCTTACAATTTCCATCTATCCAAATCCAAACCGTGGCGCCGCTAATGTAACTATTCCTGAAAGCGCTGGTAAAATGGATGTATCATTAGATGATTACACAGGCAAGTCTATTCAACGATGGAGTGGCATAAGTGTACGTAATCTTCAATTGAATAATATGCGGCCTGGTATTTATATGCTTCGCATAAATTTCCGTGAAACGGGTGAAACTATAACTGAACGAATTATTGTTCAATAAAATTTCTTTGGACAGGAAAAACCAGATAAAACCGAAGAGAAGAGGCCTCCGAAAGGAGGCTTCTTTATTTTATATACCTGCATGATGACAATCATACGGCAATTAGTTTCTTCAAATGCAAGTCATTGTTTTCATCTACTTGTAGTAATATCTTTCGATAAAATTAATTACATGGAATATTCATTTGGATTTGATGCTGCTCTTTAATCTTCAGCCAGCTCTAAAATGAACGGCATCATCTGGCAACGAGCCGGGCTGAAAATTGTTCATTTCTCAATTTGTATTTTATGAAAAAGTATATACTCCTGTTACCGGTAGTGATATTTCTTTCAGGCTATAACATCCTTTTCGCCCAATGCAATGTTACAAACGTAATTGTAAGTAATGTTCGAACATCCCCATCCGGCACTGATAGTTTGTTGTACACCATAGATCTTCAATTTAATGCTACAGTAAACGGCGGCAATAAAGATGTGTGGCTCCATATGTGGCGTGAGGAGGACTATCCTACTTCAGCAATGCAACGATATAATTGCACGAGTCAACAAAGTACGGCACCCGCACCTTCTACATTTAGTGAGGCAAATAACAATCTTGATGTCTTAGATAAAGCGTTTCTTACTTTCGGATTTGATGATAATGCCATTAATACGGATGTTCCCGGATTAACAGGCATTTTTACCGATTACCACTATGATGCTGCTGTTACGCCTAATTACCTTGGGGCTACTATTTATAGAATTGCACATAGTACCGACCCTAATGTGGACCATGTTTATATTCAGGATCTGTCATTTAAAGTTAGTAACACTGCACTTGATTTTTTACAGGTTCGGGCATTCAGCTGGTCAACTGTGGGCGATCAGCGTCCGCAATGTTGGGGATGTGGTGAAACGTTTGTAGTAGGTGACCCAACTGTATCAGGTTCTGTTAACTGTACAGCAACAAGAACATATAACTTAAATATCCAAAGTAAATTTGACGATGTAACTGTTCCGGGTATTGAAACTATTTCAGGCTATTATCGTTTGTATATTGATGTAGACAGAAGTGGATCAATTAATGAAGGAATAGACATTCTTGCGCAAACAACTACAAATTTCAACACAGGGTTTGTTCCAGGTACAGTTCTTCCCGGATTCAAAAGTGCTTATGTAGGGTCAGTACTGTCGTTCAATAACTATACATTTCAAAATGGCGACACTAACTCGAATAAGTCGTTGATTGCATTGGTAAATATTACCACTCCGGGTTACCTTGGAGCCGGTGCAACAGGAATTCTGAATAACCCCTGTACAGTGTTGCCGGTTGAGATGTTGGATTTTAAAGCTCAGCGGTTGTTTAACAATGTAAACCTCACTTGGGAAACTGCACAGGAATTTAATTTCAGTGGGTTTGATGTGCAACGAAAAATTGGTAAAGGCGCATATACAAGTATTGGATTTGTAACAGCTAAAGCAAATGAAGGTAATGGTGCTGCTTACAATTTTACCGATGCTGATCTTGCTTCCGGAACGAATGTATTGTATCGCTTGCGCATTGTAGATAAAGATGGAGCTTACAGTTACAGTGATATCAGAGCTATTCGTAATAACGCTCAAAAAATTGATGTATCTGTTTATCCTAATCCATGTAATGGATTCTTTGCAATAGCTGTTCCTGCCGATGCAGGTCTATATGATGTAATACTAACTGATGTGGCAGGAAAAACTTTGAAATCAATGAACGGCTTGCGTAGTCAGTCATTACAAATGAATAGTCTCAACCCAGGAATATATATTATAAAGATATGGTTCCGTGAAACTAGCGAAGCCATCACAGAAAGGATAGTTGTAAAATAAGTAGTGACGGGGATTGATAACAGCAGCGGGGCTCTAAGAGCCCCGCTTTTTATTGGTAAGTTTCTTTTAACTGTTGAAATGAATCGGCCGCCTTGCATATTAAAGCAAGTTTATCCATCACCGCTTCCACCAATGAATCAGGACAGGAAGCTCCGCTGCTGATCAGAATTTTAACCGGTCGTTTTGCAGGCAAAAAATCTTTCGTAACGTATTCTTTCTTATCATGAAAATTGAAATGCATGATCTCGGTTTCAGAAAGAATCTTATCTGTACTGTTAATAAAATAGGTCGGTAGTTTTTCTTCACATAACTCAACAAGGTGTGTAGTATTTGAACTGTTATATCCACCAACAATCACCGCAATATCAGCATCAGTTTCCAGCATACCTGTTATTGCAGTCTGGTTATCGTTGGTAGCATAACAAAGTGTATCTCTTGTATCAGCAAATCGTTCTCCTATGTTTTGTGCATTTAAATTGTAATGCTTCATCACCAGCGATTTCAAATATTCTGCTATTGCCTGTGTATCGCTGGCAAGTTGTGTAGTTTGATTTACCACGCCAAACCGTTCAAGGTCTTTTGTAATATCAAATCCATTTGAATAAAGTCCTTTAAACTCTTCATAGAACTGTTCGGCTGGTTTTTCGCCAGTGATATATTTTCCCAGCTCAATGGTTTCTTTCATATCATTCACGATCACAGTAGGTGTGTGTGAACTTGCATGCGAAAAAGTTGCTCTTGTTTCTTCGTGTTTTGGCTTACCGTGTACCACAATTGAATAGCCTTTGCCAGCGATCTGTTCGCTTCTGTTCCATACTTTTTCTACGAAAGGGCAAGTTGTATTATATTTTTCTGTGGCAATACCTTTTGCATTTAACATCTTTTCAATATCGAGCGTTGTACCAAATGCAGGAATAATCACAACATCATCACTGGTGATCTCATCGAATGGAATGATTTGTTTGCCATAAGTGTCTTGCAGAAACTGTACACCACGCTCAATAAGCGTTGCATTTACTTGCGGATTGTGGATCATTTCACTCAACAAAAAAATGCGTTTGCCTTTGTTTTCTTCAATTGTTTTAAACGCGATTTCAATTGCATTTTCTACACCATAACAAAAGCCGAAATGGCGGGCAAGATAAAATTGAACCGGACCCAGATCAAGAAGAGTAGGCGAGAAGTCTTTTTTTAACTTGTCTTGTTCTTTTCGTTTTGCCTTAATGCCCGTAATAAGTTGGCTACGGTAGATATTTGGTACTTCAAACTTTTTCATGTCGTTTTATAACAGTTGCAAAGGTACATGGTTTACAAGTGGCCAACGGTATTTTGCCTGAGGTTTGATTTTCTATTGCTTACTAAAGGCTGTTTGCTGATTGGTTCGTATCATTGAGGCGAATTATAACTACTATGTCCACTGAATTCAGGCCCGCTGCTTGGGTAAGCTCCACGAATATTTATGAAGTGAATCTTCGTCAGTATACGGCTGAAGGTACTTTTCTTGCATTTTCAAAACATCTTACAAGGTTAAAGGATATGGGTGTTGAAGTGATCTGGTTCATGCCTGTAACACCTATCTCAGAAAAAAACAGGAAGGGAACGCTTGGAAGCTACTATGCCTGCTCCAGTTATGTAAACACAAATCCTGAGTTTGGGACGGTCGATGAGTTTAAAGCATTAGTGAAATCGATCCATGCATTGGGAATGAAGGTGATCATTGATTGGGTAGCCAACCACACCGGATGGGATCATGAGTGGACTATTTCTCATCCTGATTATTATACACAGGATTACAAAGGAAACTTTAAGCCACCGGTTGAGAATTGGGAAGATGTGATCCATCTCAACTTTTATAATGCTGCATTGCGCAGAGCAATGATTGATGCGATGAAGTTTTGGGTAAATGATTGCGGCATTGATGGTTTTCGTTGCGATATGGCTATGCTGGTGCCTGTCGATTTTTGGAAAGAGGCAAGAACTGAATTAGATATGATTCGTCCTCTTTTTTGGTTGGGTGAATTTGATCAATGGAATGATGAAGCCTATGCTCATGTATTCGACATCAGCTATACCTGGCACTGGATGCATATATCAGAAGAATTTTACAAGAATCATCGAAGAATGGTTGAATTAGATAAAGCGCTGACCGGTTACAAGCAAAAGCAACCTTCACATCACCTGCATTCTTTTTTCACAAGCAATCATGATGAGAACAGTTGGAATGGATCTGAATATGAAAAGTATGGAGCTTTTGCTTTACCATTGGCGGTATTCAGTTGCACATGGGATGGCGTTCCGTTATTATACAGCGGCCAGGAACTGCCAAATAATAAAAGATTGGCATTTTTTGATAAGGATGAGATTGAATGGACAGATCAACCCGTATTGCATACATTCTATCGAAAACTGCTTGGGCTTCGTAAAGACTATCCATCTTTATTGGGCCACGATGAACATAGTTTTACGTGGCGAATTGCCACAGACCGCCCAGATGAAGTGTTTTGTTTCGTGAGAAAGAATAAAGAAAAGGAACTTTTGGTGTTGTTGAACTTTTCCGAGAAGCCTATGAACTTTGTTTTACATGATTTGCGGGTTAGGGGTGAATTCAACGATATCTTTTCAACCGACAAAAAAGATGCAGCCGATACATTTACACTTGAACCGTGGGGTTATAAAGTAATGATCAAATAAAAAAAATCCCTCGCTTTTAAACGAGGGATTTTTTTATGAGGTATCTGCGTTTTTATTTATGGCTCATTACGCAGATCGTTAATTGCATATTGGTAAACACCTTCATATCCGGGATAAATACCTTCAATGATGATGCTGTTACCTGCATTATCAATTGCTTTCTTGAGATCATCTACAGACTTAACAGCTTTGCCACCTGCACGAACAATAATAAATCCTTTTTTGATCGTTGTTTGTTCTGCAATTAAACCATCGCTTAAAGCCTGCACAACCACACCGCCTTCAACACCATACTCTTTTGCTTTCTTAGCATCGAGTGTAGATAAATCTGCACCTAAACGATCGATTGCAGATGTTTTAACGATCTCTGTATTACCGCTGCTGTTTTTTAATGTAAGTACAGCTGTTCCTTCTTTACCATTTCTCAGGTAAGTAACATTTATTTTCTGACCAGGACGATAGCTCGCAACAGTACCGGTTAATTCATACCAGGTAGCAACTGTCTTGTTATCAAGTTTAATAATCTTATCTCCTTTCTTTAAACCTGCATCTTCAGCTGCGCTATTACTCATTACTTCACCAACAACAACACCATCGCCTTCTTTAATTTGTGAATCAGTATTCTCGTCTGCATTTGCTTCGGGGCGAATACCAAGAAATGCACGTTGTACAGTACCGAACTTAATTAAGTCATCAACTACTTTCTTTACAATGTTTACTGGAATTGCATAAGAATACCCTGCGTATGTTCCGGTAGGTGATGCGATTGCTGCGTTAATACCAATCAGCTGTCCGCTTGTATTTACCAATGCGCCACCACTGTTACCTTGGTTTACAGCAGCATCTGTTTGAATAAAGCTTTCAACCACATTTGCATTACGTCCTGCTTTACGTTGATTGATACCAAGGAAGCGATATTTGGCACTAACAATACCCGCAGTAACAGTAGTTTCTAATGTCAAGGGATAACCAACTGCTAATACCCATTGGCCAAGTTTCACTTCATCAGAATTTCCATATAATAAATAAGGGAAACTAGTGCCTTCAATTTTTACAACAGCCAGATCAGTATTTGCATCTGTTGCAATTACTTTCGCTTTGTATTGTTTTTTGTTATGTAGTGTAACCGTTACTTCATCAGCACCATCAACCACATGGTTGTTGGTCACAATATATCCATCAGCTGAAATAAACACACCACTACCACTTGCCATCTGCGGACGGTTGCTTTGAGGACCTCCGAAAAAATCATCAAAAAATTCGTCGCCAAAAATATCTCCAAATGGGCTACGGCGTTTTTGTTGATTATTGGTTTGCGTAGGGTTTGTTTTTGTTTTTATATGCACTACTCCCGCAACAGTAGAGTTTGCTGCCGCTTCAAAATCAACAGGGCCGGGCGCTCCACCACCATCAAATAATCCTGCGTAATTAACAGGTAACTGACCTTGACTTTGAGCCACAGAATTACTCCTTGTGAGTTTTGCATAGATGAAAACACTTGAGAGAGCTGTAACGGCACTCACAAGTACGGTTACAATAATGTGTTTTGCTTTCATGTTTATACTTCGTTTTTGTTTTTAATTATCAAAGGATGTGCCTTTCGTTTTGTAAAATAACAAAGCTGACATCATTTCAGATCTACCAAGAAGCCACATTTAACAAACAGTTATGAAGACCTTCGTAGTTCTGCTAAAGTTACAGATTTCTTGTCTCAGAGTTGTAGTTGAAACGTCAAACCTACTGTCATTTAACGTTACGTTCTGTCATTTGGTATTAATGAAATGGCGAAGCGGAAATAAAAAATCCCGTTGAAAAACCAACGGGATGGGGGAATAAGCAAGTAGCTGATGTTACGGGAAAATGCCAAGCTCAACATAGCTCGTAGCTACTTTGTTGATGGCAACCACATAAGCAGCAGTACGCATGTCAGGAATTGAAGGATTTTGTTTCCAGCAATCCATCACTTCATTTACAGCTGTGATCATGGTTTCTTCCAATCCACTATAAACAAGATCTACTTCATCAGGACCATGCGTAATAATATCTCTGTGCTCTTTCTTAACTTTTTTACCGCTTAAGAATTCCATCTGACCAAGAATATTGGTGTTCAGGTTTTCAGTAAAACGTTTTTCCAAACGGCCATAGCGAACATGGCTCAGGTTTTTCAACCATTCGAAATAAGATACGGTTACACCACCGGCATTCAGGAACATATCAGGAACAACCAACACACCTTTTGATGCAAACACTTCATCAGCTTCAGGAGTTAAAGGTCCGTTTGCGGCTTCGCCAATTATTTTTGCTTTAACACGTGGAGCATTGTTTCCATTGATCACGTTTTCCAAAGCAGCAGGAATTAAAATATCGCAATCCAATTCCAATGCATCAGTTGTATTTGTAATTGTAGTTGCGCCTGGAAAATTGATGATCGATCCGGTCTTTTTTCTGAACTCGATCAACTCGTCTTCATGCAAACCTTCAGGATTAAAAACAGCGCCATCATGTTCAGAAATAGCGATGATTTTTGCACCATTCTCTCTGAAAAATTTGGCGGTGTGATAGCCTACGTTACCAATACCTTGTACAACTACCCGCTTGCCTTCAACGCCGGTTGTTAAGCCAAGTTTGCTCATAACCTCAGGCATGTTACAAACCTCACGGATGCCGTAAAAAACACCAAGACCAGTTGCTTCACGACGGCCTCTAACGCCGCCTTGTGTTATAGGTTTACCTGTTACGCAACCTGCAGCATCAATTTCGCCCGGGCGAAGTGATGAATAGGTATCGACGATCCAGGCCATTTCTCGTTCGCCAGTACCATAGTCAGGTGCAGGTACGTCAATGCCGGGGCCAATGAAATTTTTCTTTACGAGTTCAGATGTATAACGTCGTGTGATCTTTTCAAGTTCATAAGCAGTGTGGTTACGTGGGTTGATCTTAATGCCACCTTTAGCACCACCGAATGGAACATTTACAATGGCACATTTATAGGTCATCAAGGATGCAAGAGCCATTACCTCATCCTGGTTCACTTCTTCACTGAAACGAATACCACCTTTACAAGGTGATTTGTGTTGAGAGTGTTGCACACGGTAAGCTTCAATTACTTCAATGCTTCCATCATCCATTTTAACGGGGAAACGCATCTGGTAAACACTGTTGCATTGCTTGATCTGTTCAAGGATACCTTTATCCCATTTTGTAAAGGCTGCAGCTTTATCAAAGCTCTGTTCTACTGCACCGAAGAAACTGTAATTCGTAGTTGACATACAATCGTTTTTTTAATTAAGTATATAGCAATCGTTAATCTTTCTGTTGTTTTTCAAGTTTGGTGAGTTTCCTGTCGATACGAAACACATAACCAATAAGACCAAATAAGATGATGAGACAAACCACCACCACCACGTAAATTTTTCCATTACTGCGCATGGAATCAGCCATTTCTGCCTGCTCTGTTTGTGCAGCGGCAGAAAATGAGATCAACAAGAGGTTGATGATAAGAAAAAGAATAGTTGCGAAAACTTTGTTCATTACAAAAGTGATTTATCGGCCAATAACCGGGTTCTGATTTTGAGTGTAGTGATCCAGACAGCTAACAATGTCCAACCGATAACTGCCGGGTAAAATACCATACGTAATCGGCTATCAATATCATTAAAGTTGAGTGCAGGGTTTCCGCTATCGCTACCGGGTGCACCGGGGTGTAAGCTACCAACCAGTCTTGGAATGATCCAGATAGTTGGGAAGAGCATAACAAAAGCAAATACGTTATACACTGCGGTTACCCTTGCCTTTTTATCCATATCAGTAAAGCTCCCCCGCAAAACAAAATAAGCGCAGTAAATAAGGATGGCGATACCTGCACCTAACAGTTTTGGTTCTTTAAGAATATTGCTGAGCGACTGGCCCTGGTCTGTTACCCAGGTATAATTTGCCCAAACGGCGCCTGTTGCATACCCCAACAAACCGAGAAACGTGCCTGTCCCTGCAAACGCAGACGCATAAATGTCGTGCCTATACTGCTGTTTACTGAGGTATTTAATGCTGTACACCAGGCTTACTCCAAACAAAATCATCATGGCAAACCACATACTTACATGAAAGTAGAGGTTACGAATTGATTCATTTAAAATAAAAAGACGGGGTACATCCATCAAGAAACCACCAACAATGGTGTAAACGAGTAAAATAACTGACGCTATCTTCCACCAGGATTTATGCATATAATCAGCTTTACAAAACAAACACAAACATTTGTTTTGCTTGTTTAAAGTGCGGCAAAGTTAGTGGTTGGATATTAATCTTTCCATAAAAAGGGAAACAAAATCATGCAGAGTGCAAGCACCAGAACATCGAGTCCACCCAACAATAAAACCATCTGAAAAACAGCACCTTCTTTAAAAATTTCACCAAAAGCAGACTTAGAAATACGAATTAGCAGCAATAGCTGAGGGATAATAACCGGGAATCCCATGATGACCATGATTGCTGCATTTTGATTAGCCCTTGAAGCAATGGCGGCCATCAATGTAAATACAAGACTCATACTGATGCCGCCAAGTATAGTCATGCCGATAAACTCAATGGCATG
The DNA window shown above is from Lacibacter sp. H375 and carries:
- a CDS encoding trypsin-like peptidase domain-containing protein, which encodes MKAKHIIVTVLVSAVTALSSVFIYAKLTRSNSVAQSQGQLPVNYAGLFDGGGAPGPVDFEAAANSTVAGVVHIKTKTNPTQTNNQQKRRSPFGDIFGDEFFDDFFGGPQSNRPQMASGSGVFISADGYIVTNNHVVDGADEVTVTLHNKKQYKAKVIATDANTDLAVVKIEGTSFPYLLYGNSDEVKLGQWVLAVGYPLTLETTVTAGIVSAKYRFLGINQRKAGRNANVVESFIQTDAAVNQGNSGGALVNTSGQLIGINAAIASPTGTYAGYSYAIPVNIVKKVVDDLIKFGTVQRAFLGIRPEANADENTDSQIKEGDGVVVGEVMSNSAAEDAGLKKGDKIIKLDNKTVATWYELTGTVASYRPGQKINVTYLRNGKEGTAVLTLKNSSGNTEIVKTSAIDRLGADLSTLDAKKAKEYGVEGGVVVQALSDGLIAEQTTIKKGFIIVRAGGKAVKSVDDLKKAIDNAGNSIIIEGIYPGYEGVYQYAINDLRNEP
- a CDS encoding CcmD family protein: MNKVFATILFLIINLLLISFSAAAQTEQAEMADSMRSNGKIYVVVVVCLIILFGLIGYVFRIDRKLTKLEKQQKD
- a CDS encoding Glu/Leu/Phe/Val family dehydrogenase, with amino-acid sequence MSTTNYSFFGAVEQSFDKAAAFTKWDKGILEQIKQCNSVYQMRFPVKMDDGSIEVIEAYRVQHSQHKSPCKGGIRFSEEVNQDEVMALASLMTYKCAIVNVPFGGAKGGIKINPRNHTAYELEKITRRYTSELVKKNFIGPGIDVPAPDYGTGEREMAWIVDTYSSLRPGEIDAAGCVTGKPITQGGVRGRREATGLGVFYGIREVCNMPEVMSKLGLTTGVEGKRVVVQGIGNVGYHTAKFFRENGAKIIAISEHDGAVFNPEGLHEDELIEFRKKTGSIINFPGATTITNTTDALELDCDILIPAALENVINGNNAPRVKAKIIGEAANGPLTPEADEVFASKGVLVVPDMFLNAGGVTVSYFEWLKNLSHVRYGRLEKRFTENLNTNILGQMEFLSGKKVKKEHRDIITHGPDEVDLVYSGLEETMITAVNEVMDCWKQNPSIPDMRTAAYVVAINKVATSYVELGIFP
- a CDS encoding T9SS type A sorting domain-containing protein; translated protein: MKKYILLLPVVIFLSGYNILFAQCNVTNVIVSNVRTSPSGTDSLLYTIDLQFNATVNGGNKDVWLHMWREEDYPTSAMQRYNCTSQQSTAPAPSTFSEANNNLDVLDKAFLTFGFDDNAINTDVPGLTGIFTDYHYDAAVTPNYLGATIYRIAHSTDPNVDHVYIQDLSFKVSNTALDFLQVRAFSWSTVGDQRPQCWGCGETFVVGDPTVSGSVNCTATRTYNLNIQSKFDDVTVPGIETISGYYRLYIDVDRSGSINEGIDILAQTTTNFNTGFVPGTVLPGFKSAYVGSVLSFNNYTFQNGDTNSNKSLIALVNITTPGYLGAGATGILNNPCTVLPVEMLDFKAQRLFNNVNLTWETAQEFNFSGFDVQRKIGKGAYTSIGFVTAKANEGNGAAYNFTDADLASGTNVLYRLRIVDKDGAYSYSDIRAIRNNAQKIDVSVYPNPCNGFFAIAVPADAGLYDVILTDVAGKTLKSMNGLRSQSLQMNSLNPGIYIIKIWFRETSEAITERIVVK
- a CDS encoding 4-hydroxy-3-methylbut-2-enyl diphosphate reductase; protein product: MKKFEVPNIYRSQLITGIKAKRKEQDKLKKDFSPTLLDLGPVQFYLARHFGFCYGVENAIEIAFKTIEENKGKRIFLLSEMIHNPQVNATLIERGVQFLQDTYGKQIIPFDEITSDDVVIIPAFGTTLDIEKMLNAKGIATEKYNTTCPFVEKVWNRSEQIAGKGYSIVVHGKPKHEETRATFSHASSHTPTVIVNDMKETIELGKYITGEKPAEQFYEEFKGLYSNGFDITKDLERFGVVNQTTQLASDTQAIAEYLKSLVMKHYNLNAQNIGERFADTRDTLCYATNDNQTAITGMLETDADIAVIVGGYNSSNTTHLVELCEEKLPTYFINSTDKILSETEIMHFNFHDKKEYVTKDFLPAKRPVKILISSGASCPDSLVEAVMDKLALICKAADSFQQLKETYQ
- a CDS encoding alpha-amylase family glycosyl hydrolase, whose protein sequence is MSTEFRPAAWVSSTNIYEVNLRQYTAEGTFLAFSKHLTRLKDMGVEVIWFMPVTPISEKNRKGTLGSYYACSSYVNTNPEFGTVDEFKALVKSIHALGMKVIIDWVANHTGWDHEWTISHPDYYTQDYKGNFKPPVENWEDVIHLNFYNAALRRAMIDAMKFWVNDCGIDGFRCDMAMLVPVDFWKEARTELDMIRPLFWLGEFDQWNDEAYAHVFDISYTWHWMHISEEFYKNHRRMVELDKALTGYKQKQPSHHLHSFFTSNHDENSWNGSEYEKYGAFALPLAVFSCTWDGVPLLYSGQELPNNKRLAFFDKDEIEWTDQPVLHTFYRKLLGLRKDYPSLLGHDEHSFTWRIATDRPDEVFCFVRKNKEKELLVLLNFSEKPMNFVLHDLRVRGEFNDIFSTDKKDAADTFTLEPWGYKVMIK
- a CDS encoding T9SS type A sorting domain-containing protein, whose product is MAPAPVRVSDGNSEIDVLDNAFLNYGFNINTVSSTAHTTAGIITSYSAYDLNVPLNHTGSTIKKTNISTDVDRISILNLSFFIPGYDYQVDPFIQVRAFNWSTNGTGGKPQCWGCTPTFTVGDPIVGGSVVCSQPGGGSQPKYNLFIDSKYDDLATLGIQTIQGNYTLYADVNGSQLFEEGVDLLVKNTTNFITSIEDPNTPGQEVPTGFNSRYAEFNASFGVNLPAGFNGKIFAKVIVTTTGYLGAGVVGDLPNNCAPLPVSLKSFNATQRSNKAFLTWETDLENNNDGFDVERRSAGNSQYQKIGFVDSKAPGGTGSAYSYSFDDNQALAKGVTYYRLRQVDLDGKATYSEVKAVRTGNGGLLTISIYPNPNRGAANVTIPESAGKMDVSLDDYTGKSIQRWSGISVRNLQLNNMRPGIYMLRINFRETGETITERIIVQ
- the ccsA gene encoding cytochrome c biogenesis protein CcsA → MHKSWWKIASVILLVYTIVGGFLMDVPRLFILNESIRNLYFHVSMWFAMMILFGVSLVYSIKYLSKQQYRHDIYASAFAGTGTFLGLLGYATGAVWANYTWVTDQGQSLSNILKEPKLLGAGIAILIYCAYFVLRGSFTDMDKKARVTAVYNVFAFVMLFPTIWIIPRLVGSLHPGAPGSDSGNPALNFNDIDSRLRMVFYPAVIGWTLLAVWITTLKIRTRLLADKSLL